A window of the Scylla paramamosain isolate STU-SP2022 chromosome 34, ASM3559412v1, whole genome shotgun sequence genome harbors these coding sequences:
- the LOC135090335 gene encoding U-scoloptoxin(01)-Er1a-like, whose translation MKVLAVVLCLAAAASARMAYRFPDGYLDILGAEPVQNFDCTGRSYGYYADVATDCRIFHVCLPITDEEGAVAETAHFSFVCGNQTVFSQESLTCVLADEAVACAEAESLFEVSNAQFGIVDDVEV comes from the coding sequence ATGAAGGTCCTCGCCGTGGTTTTgtgcctcgccgccgccgcctcggcCCGCATGGCCTACCGCTTCCCAGACGGGTACCTGGACATCCTTGGCGCCGAGCCCGTGCAAAACTTCGACTGCACAGGACGCTCCTACGGCTACTACGCTGACGTGGCCACGGACTGCCGCATCTTCCACGTGTGCCTGCCCATCACTGACGAGGAGGGTGCGGTGGCGGAGACTGCCCACTTCTCCTTCGTGTGCGGTAACCAGACAGTGTTCAGCCAGGAGTCCCTCACGTGTGTCCTGGCTGACGAGGCAGTGGCCTGCGCCGAGGCTGAGAGTCTCTTCGAGGTGTCCAATGCTCAGTTCGGCATCGTGGACGACGTGGAGGTGTAA